In one window of Sciurus carolinensis chromosome X, mSciCar1.2, whole genome shotgun sequence DNA:
- the LOC124971349 gene encoding pyrin domain-containing protein 3-like — MSPIQSRKNKKYWIPYQPNQMDENGLVFKMKKLRLAQSSATHNSDLPTWGQVKRLTAAAEHLVNSSGKPKTPEALFFALIALISTQSSSE; from the exons atgagccctattcaaagtaggaagaacaaaaagtattggatcccttaccaacccaatcagatggaTGAAAACggactagtatttaagatgaaaaagttgcgtcttgcacaatcatccgcaactcacaactcagacctgccgacttggggacaagtgaaacgcctGACTGCCGCTGCTGAACACCTGGTGAACAGCTccggaaaacctaaaaccccagaggctttgttttttgcattgattgctctcatttcaactcag tcgtcctccgagtaa